From Palaemon carinicauda isolate YSFRI2023 chromosome 29, ASM3689809v2, whole genome shotgun sequence, one genomic window encodes:
- the LOC137622468 gene encoding uncharacterized protein, producing MDVKPLIDSAIKQGLTGTQIDEFVHRQLKLQIEYDEIRKKADEEREERVAKRELDKLERERKKADEERKHELELLKLKSSPDYTPDPNPIVDPLRSSLPKIPPFDETVDEIDLYIDRFERLAKFYKWKDDYSMLLGTLLRGRALKIYCSLSSDIVNNFVSLKKALLKAFHINSNVYRRKFRDSIIDTDESFVQFNCKLGQYFDKWLELANVEKNYESVRDFMIFDQMLSSCSHDLRSFLLEQSLQNSCQLAESADRYLVAHGMKKCRKSNDKIPSKPHAKPVADNISKSPKVSNSVTKSDSNVKCHHCGEVGHIRPNCPVYKLNKKSDKVVPKIGVVLGREEKLHNCVTDTDGKIFDQTVEIVFDTGCNTVVVRDTLVHLDSKVRRHSRGIVLKAIVAPIRCADVIIGLIPGLKHNVDAGLSLINGDEFVSDRNVNVNVVTRAKAKDKVKERPMSSNLESLDKEYGLNSDEFSEYQKECPSLASIRKLLDNEESVTLKCRTVKYVNIGDLIYRKCLESSKPEDVGKLQLVVPVQYRNIIMKLAHESLLAGHFSSRKTIDKIMQKFYWPRASLDIHRFCKSCHSCQKFSSKPKKVPLVPMPIVNEPFSRIAIDLIGPITPCTKKGHKYILTVIDMATRYPEAVALRNIDSFCSGGINGDIL from the exons atggatGTTAAACCATTAATTGACAGTGCAATTAAACAAGGCCTTACTGGCACTCAAATTGATGAATTTGTACATAGACAGTTAAAGCTTCAGATAGAATATGACGAGATCCGAAAGAAAGCagacgaagaaagagaagaaagagtcgcaaagcgtgagttagataaactagagagagagagaaagaaagcagacGAGGAGAGAAAACATGAATTGGAGTTACTTAAATTGAAATCTAGTCCTGATTACACTCCAGATCCTAATCCCATTGTTGATCCCTTAAGGTCTTCTTTGCCTAAAATTCCACCATTTGACGAGACCGTAGACGAAATAGACTTGTACATAGATCGCTTTGAGAGATTAGcgaaattttacaaatggaaagatgatTATTCAATGTTATTGGGAACTCTATTGCGTGGTAGAGCTTTGAAAATTTATTGTAGCTTGTCTAGCGATATTGTCAATAACTTTGTATCACTTAAGAAAGCTCTGCTTAAAGCTTTTCACATAAATTCCAATGTATATCGAAGGAAGTTTAGAGATTCTATTATTGATACTGACGAAAGTTTTGTACAGTTCAATTGTAAATTGGGACAATATTTTGATAAGTGGTTGGAACTTGCAAATGTAGAGAAAAATTATGAATCAgttagagattttatgatttttgATCAAATGTTATCTAGTTGTTCTCATGATCTTCGTTCATTTTTGCTAGAACAGTCACTTCAGAATTCATGTCAACTTGCTGAGAGTGCAGATAGATATCTAGTTGCTCATGGTATGAAGAAATGCCGTAAGAGTAATGATAAAATTCCCTCTAAACCTCATGCTAAACCTGTTGCTGATAATATTTCAAAGTCTCCTAAAGTTTCGAATTCGGTAACTAAATCTGATTCTAATGTTAAATGTCATCATTGTGGTGAAGTTGGTCATATTCGTCCTAATTGCCCTGTgtacaaattaaataagaaatctgaTAAAGTAGTGCCGAAAATAGGCGTAGTACTTGGCCgtgaagaaaaattgcataatTGTGTAACTGATACCGATGGAAAGATTTTTGACCAGACAGTTGAGATAGTTTTTGATACTGGGTGCAATACCGTGGTTGTTAGAGATACAttagtacacttagattcaaaagtccgccgacactcaaggggaatcgttc TTAAAGCTATTGTTGCCCCCATACGTTGCGCAGATGTCATTATTGGTCTTATACCTGGACTTAAACATAATGTTGATGCAGGTTTAAGTTTAATAAACGGTGATGAGTTTGTTTCTGATCGTAACGTTAACGTTAATGTTGTAACGAGAGCAAAAGCTAAGGATAAAGTAAAGGAACGTCCTATGTCTAGTAATCTTGAATCTTTGGATAAGGAATATGGTCTTAATTCTGATGAATTTAGTGAGTATCAAAAAGAATGTCCTTCACTTGCTAGTATCCGTAAGTTGCTTGATAACGAAGAAAGTGTAACCTTAAAATGTCGGACAGTTAAGTACGTAAATATTGGAGATTTAATATATCGCAAGTGTCTTGAAAGTAGTAAACCTGAAGATGTGGGAAAATTACAGTTAGTTGTGCCAGTTCAGtaccgtaatataataatgaagttAGCACATGAGTCTTTGTTGGCGGGACACTTTTCATCTCGTAAGACTATAGATAAGATCATGCAGAAATTCTATTGGCCGAGGGCAAGCTTAGATATACATAGATTTTGTAAATCTTGTCATTCgtgtcaaaagttcagcagtaaaCCAAAGAAAGTACCTTTAGTGCCAATGCCCATTGTGAATGAACCTTTTTCACGTATTGCAATTGATCTAATTGGTCCTATCACTCCTTGTACTAAGAAAGGTCATAAGTATATTCTTACGGTGATAGATATGGCTACTCGGTATCCCGAAGCAGTTGCTTTACGCAATATTGATAGTTTCTGTAGCGGAGGCATTAATGGAGATATTTTGTAG